Proteins from a genomic interval of Tenacibaculum sp. SZ-18:
- a CDS encoding T9SS type A sorting domain-containing protein, translating to MAGYSNTTGFDNTFIGYEAGRLTINGGDNTFVGAESGENNTTGYDNTFVGEESGANNTTGYENTFIGEDAGFSNTTGYKNTFVGNEAGISADVGYRNTAVGSESMSDVDDGHHNTALGDSAAIDLGDGIHNVMVGAASGPATEWADFNTFVGAMSGWDNNRTNSTTNANRNTYVGYIAGASNREGQDNAGFGAFSGYGRAQGTVQGQRVTVFSGNTNRNRTTFVGSQAIAAQNDVITMGYYSYNEGQYSIGIGNLGNMQNAAGAIVLGYDFDTTDNSDYSVGMGYQTNIATANAVGIGANTVVQNDGAIVIGYQAASNDAGSSATNNIAIGYNATVSGDNSIAIGNGASAVSANTMVLGGATNPLSVGIGTDFPNANASLDLSGTNKGLLLNRLTTAERTTLGTSLSVLEKGLFVYDIDLDSPFSWNGSQWIASEADTDAQDLDLSDNTLSLTNDATTVDLSGYLDNTDSQALSVASNILSITGNSDTVDLSPYLDNTDSQDLTISGNTLSLTNDASTVDLSPYLDNTDAQNLSLSGTDLSIANGNSVDLSGYLDNTDSQGISLASDILSITGNSDTVDLSPYLDNTDNQDLTISGNTLSLTNDASTVDLSGYLDNTDSQALSVASNILSITGNSDTVDLSSYLDNTDNQDLTISGNILSLTNDASTVDLSGYLDNTDSQGLSVASNILSITGNSDTVDLSPYLDNTDSQNLGLSGTTLTISGGIGVDLSVLQDGTGTDSQGISVASNILSITGNSDTVDLSPYLDNTDSQNLGLSGTTLTISGGIGVDLSSLQDGTGTDSQDLTLTGNTLSLTNDASSVDLSSYLDNTDSQSLTSATLVGTNLNVAIENGSSVNVDLAPLISTLQSDLSTAQAEVAQLRTEMTSVLSRLNELENCACDGTLSADGGLTAGKNQAILYQNIPNPFNGTTSIKYYVPETMEKAAIVFSNTSGQVIDTVYLEKLGEQEIFFNSSSLPVGVYFYTLYVRGHKVATKKMIIE from the coding sequence TTGGCCGGTTATAGTAACACAACCGGTTTCGATAATACTTTTATTGGATATGAAGCTGGTAGATTAACAATTAATGGAGGAGATAATACTTTCGTTGGTGCCGAATCTGGTGAAAATAATACAACAGGTTATGATAATACTTTTGTAGGAGAGGAATCTGGGGCAAATAACACAACTGGTTATGAAAATACTTTTATAGGAGAAGATGCTGGGTTTAGTAATACAACTGGTTATAAAAATACGTTTGTTGGAAATGAAGCTGGTATTTCAGCCGATGTAGGATATCGAAATACAGCAGTTGGTTCCGAGTCAATGTCAGATGTCGATGACGGTCATCATAATACTGCTCTGGGAGATTCTGCTGCAATTGATCTTGGAGATGGAATTCATAATGTTATGGTAGGTGCTGCATCTGGACCAGCAACTGAATGGGCTGACTTTAATACATTTGTCGGGGCGATGTCGGGTTGGGATAATAATCGAACTAATAGTACCACAAATGCCAATAGAAACACATATGTTGGTTACATTGCGGGGGCATCCAATAGAGAAGGACAAGATAATGCAGGTTTTGGTGCTTTTTCAGGATATGGCCGAGCACAAGGTACTGTACAAGGACAACGCGTTACAGTATTTTCTGGTAATACAAATAGAAATCGAACTACTTTTGTTGGTTCTCAAGCGATTGCCGCTCAAAATGATGTAATTACTATGGGGTACTATTCCTACAATGAAGGACAATATTCAATAGGTATCGGTAACCTAGGTAATATGCAAAATGCGGCAGGAGCCATTGTTTTAGGGTACGACTTTGATACAACTGATAATTCAGATTATTCTGTAGGTATGGGATATCAAACAAATATAGCTACTGCAAATGCCGTGGGTATTGGTGCAAATACAGTAGTTCAAAATGACGGTGCTATTGTTATCGGGTATCAAGCGGCTTCCAATGATGCAGGAAGTTCAGCGACAAATAATATTGCCATAGGATATAATGCAACTGTCAGTGGAGATAATTCTATAGCGATAGGAAATGGAGCCTCTGCTGTAAGTGCTAATACGATGGTTTTAGGAGGAGCTACGAATCCATTGAGTGTAGGAATTGGTACGGATTTTCCAAATGCAAATGCTTCCTTAGATTTAAGTGGAACTAACAAAGGTTTATTATTAAATAGATTAACAACAGCAGAGAGGACAACTTTAGGAACTAGTTTATCAGTGTTAGAGAAGGGATTGTTTGTATACGATATAGACTTGGATTCTCCTTTCAGTTGGAATGGTTCACAATGGATTGCTTCTGAAGCAGATACCGATGCTCAAGATTTAGATTTATCAGATAATACGTTAAGTTTAACCAATGATGCAACTACTGTAGATTTATCTGGATATTTGGATAATACGGATTCACAAGCACTTTCTGTGGCGTCAAATATTTTAAGTATTACTGGAAATTCAGATACAGTTGATTTATCACCGTATTTAGATAATACAGATAGTCAAGATTTAACTATTTCAGGAAATACACTTAGTTTAACCAATGATGCTTCCACGGTTGATTTATCACCATATTTAGATAATACCGATGCGCAGAATTTAAGTTTATCAGGAACAGACTTAAGTATTGCGAATGGAAACTCAGTTGATTTATCTGGATATTTGGATAATACAGATTCACAAGGCATTTCTTTAGCGTCAGATATTTTAAGCATTACTGGAAATTCAGATACAGTTGATTTATCACCATATTTAGATAATACAGATAATCAAGATTTAACTATTTCAGGAAATACACTTAGTTTAACAAATGATGCTTCCACAGTTGATTTATCTGGATATTTGGATAATACGGATTCACAAGCACTTTCTGTGGCGTCAAATATTTTAAGTATTACTGGGAATTCAGATACAGTTGATTTATCTTCATATTTAGATAATACAGATAATCAAGATTTAACTATTTCTGGAAATATACTTAGTTTAACAAATGATGCTTCCACAGTTGATTTATCTGGATATTTGGATAATACGGATTCACAAGGTCTTTCTGTAGCGTCAAATATTTTAAGTATAACAGGAAATTCAGATACAGTTGATTTATCTCCATATTTGGACAATACTGATAGTCAAAATTTAGGATTATCGGGTACGACATTAACGATATCAGGAGGAATAGGAGTAGATTTATCGGTATTACAAGATGGAACAGGAACGGATTCACAAGGCATTTCTGTAGCGTCAAATATTTTAAGTATTACTGGAAATTCAGATACAGTTGATTTATCTCCATATTTGGACAATACAGATAGTCAAAATTTAGGATTATCAGGTACGACATTAACGATATCAGGAGGAATAGGAGTAGATTTATCTAGTTTACAAGATGGAACAGGAACGGATTCCCAAGATTTGACTTTAACAGGAAACACGTTAAGTCTAACAAATGACGCAAGCTCAGTTGATTTATCATCATATTTAGATAATACGGATAGTCAAAGTTTAACTTCTGCTACACTAGTAGGGACTAATTTAAATGTAGCTATTGAGAATGGATCATCTGTAAACGTTGACTTGGCACCATTAATTTCAACTTTACAGAGTGATTTATCAACTGCACAAGCAGAAGTAGCTCAGTTAAGAACAGAAATGACTTCGGTTTTATCAAGATTAAATGAACTAGAAAATTGTGCTTGTGATGGAACGTTAAGTGCAGATGGTGGACTAACGGCAGGTAAAAATCAAGCTATTTTGTATCAGAATATTCCTAATCCTTTCAACGGAACCACCTCTATTAAATATTACGTTCCTGAGACAATGGAAAAAGCAGCGATTGTTTTCAGTAATACTTCTGGTCAAGTTATTGATACAGTATACTTAGAAAAATTAGGAGAGCAAGAAATATTCTTTAATAGTTCTTCATTACCAGTAGGAGTGTATTTCTACACGTTGTATGTTCGAGGACATAAAGTAGCAACTAAGAAAATGATTATAGAATAG
- a CDS encoding valine--tRNA ligase — protein sequence MGIPSKYNANEVESKWYEYWMKNNYFHSEVDEREPYTIVIPPPNVTGVLHMGHMLNNTIQDVLIRRARLLGKNACWVPGTDHASIATEAKVVAKLKEEGINKNDLTREEFLKHAFDWKDKYGGIILEQLKKLGASCDWERTKFTMDDDMSEAVIKVFVDLYNKGLIYRGYRMVNWDPEAKTTLSDEEVIYEERQGNLYYLQYDIVGSDEKVTIATTRPETILGDTAICINPKDERYTHLKGKKAIVPLCNREIPIIEDDYVDLEFGTGCLKVTPAHDENDKVLGDKHALEVIDIFNEDASLNSFGLHYQGKDRFVVRKEISKELEEKGYLVKNEQHTNKVGTSERTKAVIEPRLSDQWFLKMEDLAKPALESVFGEGRDVKLYPRKFENTYRHWMENIRDWNISRQLWWGQQIPAFYYGDGKEDFVVAETKEEAVKLAWKKTNDYEITAEDLKQDPDVLDTWFSSWLWPMSVFDGIRNPENKEIKYYYPTNDLVTGPDILFFWVARMIIAGYEYKDARPFENVYLTGLVRDKQRRKMSKQLGNSPDALKLIEEFGADGVRVGLLLSSAAGNDLLFDEALCQQGKGLSNKIWSAFYLTTLWEVSEDIEQPKHSKLAIDWYKAKFQKALESIEDNYSKYRLSDSLMTMYKLIINDFCGWLLEIIKPAYQQPIDKKTYDEVIAIFEDNLRILHPFMPFITEEIWHSISDRSVEEALIVAKYPELTKYDDKLISDFDFATEVVSGIRTIRKDKNIAFKESIELSVINNESVTTEYDEVIKKLVNASEISYVEEKIDGASFRVKSNEYFIPISVDSIDVEEEIKKITEELNYTEGFLKSVQKKLANERFVNNAPDQVVANERKKEADAVAKIETLKASLANLK from the coding sequence ATGGGTATTCCATCGAAATACAATGCAAACGAAGTAGAAAGCAAATGGTACGAATATTGGATGAAAAACAACTATTTTCATTCAGAAGTAGATGAAAGAGAACCTTATACGATTGTAATTCCACCACCAAATGTCACAGGTGTTTTACACATGGGACATATGTTGAATAATACAATACAGGATGTCTTAATCCGTAGAGCTCGTTTACTCGGTAAAAACGCTTGTTGGGTACCAGGTACTGACCACGCGTCGATTGCAACTGAAGCAAAGGTAGTGGCAAAATTAAAGGAAGAAGGAATAAATAAGAATGACCTTACAAGAGAAGAATTCTTAAAACATGCTTTTGATTGGAAAGATAAGTACGGGGGAATTATTTTAGAACAGCTTAAGAAATTAGGTGCTTCTTGTGATTGGGAGCGTACAAAGTTTACAATGGATGATGATATGAGTGAAGCGGTTATTAAAGTTTTTGTTGATTTATACAACAAAGGTTTAATTTATCGTGGATACAGGATGGTAAATTGGGATCCTGAAGCTAAAACAACTCTTTCTGACGAAGAAGTTATTTATGAAGAGCGTCAAGGTAATTTATACTACTTACAATATGATATCGTTGGATCTGATGAGAAAGTAACAATTGCAACTACTCGTCCAGAAACTATTTTAGGCGATACAGCGATTTGTATTAACCCAAAGGATGAGAGATATACTCATTTAAAAGGAAAGAAAGCCATTGTTCCTTTATGTAATCGTGAAATTCCTATTATTGAAGACGACTATGTAGATCTAGAGTTTGGTACGGGATGTTTAAAAGTAACTCCTGCTCACGATGAAAATGATAAGGTTTTAGGAGATAAGCATGCATTAGAAGTAATTGATATTTTTAATGAAGATGCTTCTTTAAATTCGTTCGGTTTACATTATCAAGGCAAAGACCGTTTTGTAGTTCGTAAAGAAATTTCGAAGGAGTTAGAAGAAAAAGGATACTTAGTTAAAAATGAGCAACATACAAACAAAGTTGGGACTTCTGAGAGAACAAAAGCTGTCATCGAACCAAGATTATCAGACCAATGGTTTTTAAAAATGGAAGATTTAGCAAAACCAGCTTTAGAATCTGTTTTTGGAGAAGGTAGAGATGTTAAGTTGTATCCTCGAAAATTCGAAAATACCTATCGTCACTGGATGGAAAATATCCGCGATTGGAATATTTCTCGTCAATTATGGTGGGGACAACAAATTCCTGCATTTTACTATGGTGATGGTAAAGAAGACTTTGTGGTTGCAGAGACGAAAGAAGAAGCTGTAAAGTTAGCTTGGAAAAAAACTAATGATTATGAAATTACAGCTGAAGATTTAAAACAAGATCCTGATGTTTTAGATACTTGGTTTTCTTCTTGGTTATGGCCAATGTCTGTATTTGATGGGATAAGAAACCCTGAAAACAAAGAAATTAAATATTATTATCCAACAAATGATCTAGTTACCGGTCCAGATATTTTATTTTTCTGGGTGGCTCGTATGATTATTGCTGGCTATGAATACAAAGATGCACGTCCGTTTGAGAATGTTTATTTAACAGGATTAGTTCGTGATAAGCAACGTCGTAAAATGAGTAAACAATTAGGGAACTCGCCTGATGCATTAAAATTAATTGAAGAGTTTGGTGCTGATGGTGTTCGCGTTGGATTATTATTAAGTTCAGCTGCAGGTAATGATTTGTTATTCGATGAAGCTTTATGTCAGCAAGGAAAAGGATTAAGTAATAAAATTTGGAGTGCGTTTTATTTAACTACACTTTGGGAGGTTTCAGAAGATATAGAACAACCAAAGCATAGTAAATTAGCAATTGATTGGTATAAAGCTAAATTCCAGAAAGCGTTAGAAAGTATCGAAGATAACTATAGTAAGTATAGGTTGAGTGATTCTTTAATGACAATGTATAAATTGATTATTAATGATTTTTGTGGTTGGTTATTAGAAATAATAAAGCCAGCTTATCAACAGCCAATAGATAAGAAAACATATGACGAGGTTATTGCAATTTTTGAAGATAACTTAAGAATATTACATCCATTCATGCCATTTATTACAGAAGAGATTTGGCATTCTATTTCTGATAGGTCGGTAGAGGAGGCACTAATCGTTGCTAAGTATCCTGAATTAACAAAATATGACGATAAGTTAATTTCAGATTTTGATTTTGCGACTGAAGTTGTTTCAGGTATTAGAACAATTCGTAAAGACAAAAATATTGCTTTTAAAGAAAGTATCGAATTGTCAGTTATAAATAACGAGTCTGTTACAACAGAATATGATGAAGTAATCAAGAAGTTAGTAAACGCTTCTGAGATTTCTTATGTTGAGGAGAAAATTGATGGAGCTTCATTTAGAGTAAAATCAAATGAATATTTTATTCCTATTTCAGTTGATAGTATTGATGTAGAAGAAGAAATAAAGAAAATTACAGAAGAGTTAAACTATACAGAAGGATTCTTAAAATCAGTTCAAAAGAAATTAGCTAATGAGCGTTTTGTAAATAATGCACCAGATCAAGTTGTAGCCAATGAACGTAAAAAAGAAGCTGATGCGGTAGCTAAAATTGAAACATTAAAGGCAAGCTTGGCCAACTTAAAATAA
- a CDS encoding class I SAM-dependent methyltransferase — protein sequence MFFYSTEVTSSQISSDSPLFQRTKKAYELVKDKIHGNILEIGPGEGYGLEILSQTQKELNISAVDKSKYAIQRLKNKFPNANVIQQRVPPLSKIASDSQDFVIAFQVIEHIKNDTYFLKEIHRVLKPNGTLFLTTPNANRSVSRNPWHYKEYTFEELLQLNNRIFQESKVKGITGSEVAMNYYEKNKKSVAKILKWDIFKIEKHAPRFILKLPYELLNRFNRTNLLKKHSEIITNIDENSYFLTEECDENTLDFFCELKK from the coding sequence ATGTTCTTTTACTCAACAGAAGTTACCTCATCTCAAATTTCGTCTGATAGCCCATTATTTCAAAGAACTAAAAAGGCCTATGAATTAGTTAAAGATAAAATTCACGGTAATATTTTAGAAATTGGACCAGGTGAAGGTTACGGTTTAGAAATTTTATCACAAACTCAAAAAGAACTAAATATATCTGCTGTAGATAAATCTAAATATGCTATTCAAAGACTAAAGAATAAATTCCCTAACGCGAATGTAATTCAACAGAGAGTTCCACCGCTTTCAAAAATAGCGTCTGATAGTCAAGATTTTGTCATTGCTTTTCAAGTTATTGAACATATTAAAAACGATACTTACTTCTTAAAAGAAATTCATCGAGTTTTAAAACCTAATGGAACGTTATTCCTAACAACTCCAAATGCAAATCGTTCTGTTAGTAGAAATCCATGGCATTACAAAGAATATACTTTTGAAGAATTATTGCAACTAAATAATAGAATTTTTCAAGAATCTAAAGTTAAAGGAATTACAGGTTCAGAAGTTGCTATGAATTATTATGAAAAAAATAAAAAATCGGTTGCTAAAATTTTAAAATGGGACATTTTTAAAATAGAAAAACATGCACCTAGATTTATTTTAAAACTACCATATGAACTGTTAAACAGATTCAATAGAACTAACTTACTTAAAAAGCATTCTGAAATTATAACCAACATTGATGAAAATAGCTATTTTCTTACTGAAGAATGCGATGAAAACACATTAGATTTCTTCTGTGAACTGAAAAAATAG
- a CDS encoding glycosyltransferase family 117 protein — protein MKRTNYIISWALFGITFLVYALCSSGTTTFWDSPEFIASNYKLQITHPAGAPFYTLICNSIMGLFFFLKPALVSNLISSLFGALTVPLIYKITFHFSEGLLQNQNSKISLVTGLVSSLSFAFCNSFWTASTETEVYTFSFFLLTLIVWIGFKWEETKDARTEITYILLIFLLLGISVGVHLINIAVIIPLALIFTHKKYGFSIKHIFTAIFVGIFLFFFLLNFVFQGIIKLCSAIDFWTVNSLDFNVNQGALFTLITILVLLITAIFVTFKNEKRVLHYLTLSVCMFIIGCSSFLFPIIRSQVNTPLSNTTKTASELLNYIQAKQFGVDKIPLVRGTSFNAPLDAREPYTTGKIQYKYLTSQKKYVAINDPRFEVPNYDRRFNMFFPRLFHKNSINQNAYKTWTTIKGKPIKTNFNNQDITISKPTFSENVAFFYNYQVNWLYLRYLYHNFIGKQNDLKATGAIKNGNWISGFNFFDKSLIGDTKYIPKYYNNKNSRNTFYFLPFLMGIWGLFLLRKNKLFFSVSLLLFLTFGIGITLYVNPVPQSLLIRERDYIFAASFIFFSIWIGISVIGIFKSLKFIKKESTRLIITAVVTFLASPLQLFAKGLDNQNRKHDTFAYQLAKTYLDSCPEKTILITNADNLTFPLWYLQEVKNYRTDIRVINYDQLVLDWYVEKLKYKMNESEPVKTTLSEKFISQPFSTDIAYNKITNQYFNIKSIASFYDNPQNRIKYQDKELNFFPTENLILPIRNVPYFSLEKKLLNRNLNQMDTLRWQYKKPGYRKNDIALLDIIASNVDSRPICFTEMGNNKHTVGLNSYLVEKGLVNQLIPVSTLKDENPKIVNTKSTYETLIQKTNFLKLNDYETKVTDEAISLSKIILRRKYYFLAQALIEEKKYNKALRVLEFAENQFPNENIPYGEFAFALGKLYYRLNKVENGSSICKTAINNIEQEIKWMTSFNTPNPIINVRHANYLFQIYSQMINQMQPLDKAYFEEKSIDLKAIQKLLNRWKKKNWPY, from the coding sequence GTGAAACGAACTAACTACATCATTTCTTGGGCACTTTTTGGCATTACATTTTTAGTTTATGCTTTATGCTCATCAGGAACAACAACATTTTGGGATAGTCCAGAATTTATAGCATCAAATTATAAATTACAAATCACTCATCCAGCTGGGGCACCTTTCTATACATTGATTTGTAATAGTATCATGGGGTTATTTTTCTTTTTGAAACCGGCACTTGTATCGAATTTAATTTCTTCGCTGTTCGGTGCATTAACAGTTCCTTTAATTTATAAAATTACGTTTCATTTTAGTGAAGGATTATTACAAAACCAAAACAGTAAAATTTCTTTGGTCACTGGGCTTGTTTCTTCATTGTCCTTTGCCTTTTGTAATAGCTTTTGGACCGCCTCAACAGAAACTGAAGTGTATACTTTTTCATTCTTCCTGCTAACGTTAATTGTTTGGATTGGTTTTAAATGGGAGGAAACAAAAGACGCAAGAACAGAAATAACCTATATCTTATTAATTTTTCTTTTACTAGGAATATCAGTTGGTGTTCATTTAATTAATATTGCTGTTATTATACCGCTCGCATTAATTTTTACGCACAAGAAATATGGTTTTTCAATAAAACATATTTTCACCGCTATTTTTGTTGGTATATTTTTATTTTTCTTTTTATTGAACTTTGTATTTCAGGGAATTATAAAATTATGTTCAGCTATTGATTTTTGGACTGTAAATTCTTTAGATTTTAATGTAAATCAAGGAGCTTTATTTACTTTAATTACTATTTTAGTTTTATTGATAACAGCAATCTTTGTCACGTTTAAAAATGAAAAAAGAGTTTTGCACTACTTAACTTTAAGTGTATGCATGTTTATAATTGGCTGTAGTAGTTTTTTGTTTCCTATCATCAGATCTCAAGTAAACACTCCTCTATCCAATACTACAAAAACAGCAAGTGAATTACTGAATTACATTCAAGCGAAACAATTTGGAGTAGATAAAATTCCTTTAGTAAGAGGGACATCTTTTAATGCTCCATTAGATGCAAGAGAACCTTATACTACAGGAAAAATTCAATATAAATACTTGACTTCCCAAAAGAAATATGTGGCTATTAATGATCCAAGATTTGAAGTTCCTAATTACGATCGTCGTTTTAATATGTTTTTTCCTAGACTATTTCATAAAAACTCTATTAATCAAAATGCTTATAAAACTTGGACAACCATTAAAGGAAAACCAATTAAAACCAATTTCAATAACCAAGATATAACTATTTCAAAACCGACATTCTCGGAAAATGTGGCTTTCTTTTATAATTATCAAGTAAATTGGTTATATCTAAGATATTTATATCATAACTTCATTGGTAAACAAAACGACCTAAAAGCAACTGGAGCCATAAAAAATGGAAATTGGATATCAGGATTTAACTTCTTTGATAAATCATTAATTGGAGACACGAAATACATTCCAAAATATTATAACAACAAAAACAGTAGAAATACCTTCTATTTCTTGCCTTTTTTAATGGGAATTTGGGGACTTTTTCTTCTTAGAAAAAACAAATTATTCTTTAGTGTCTCCTTATTATTATTTCTAACATTTGGTATCGGAATAACTTTATATGTTAATCCTGTTCCTCAAAGTTTACTTATTCGTGAACGAGATTATATTTTCGCTGCTTCCTTCATTTTCTTTTCTATATGGATTGGTATTTCGGTTATAGGGATATTCAAATCATTAAAATTTATAAAAAAAGAATCCACAAGATTAATAATTACAGCTGTAGTTACTTTTTTAGCTTCTCCTCTTCAATTGTTTGCTAAAGGCCTGGATAATCAGAATAGAAAACATGATACTTTTGCATATCAATTAGCAAAAACATACTTAGACTCTTGTCCAGAAAAAACTATTCTCATAACCAATGCAGATAACCTAACATTTCCTTTGTGGTATTTACAAGAAGTAAAAAATTATAGAACGGATATACGAGTAATTAATTATGACCAATTAGTTTTAGATTGGTATGTTGAGAAATTGAAGTATAAGATGAATGAATCTGAGCCAGTAAAGACTACTTTATCGGAAAAATTTATATCTCAACCTTTTTCGACGGATATTGCTTATAATAAAATAACAAATCAATATTTCAATATTAAAAGTATTGCTTCTTTCTATGATAATCCTCAGAATAGAATAAAGTATCAAGATAAAGAATTAAACTTTTTCCCTACAGAAAATTTAATATTACCTATACGAAATGTTCCTTATTTCAGTCTTGAAAAAAAATTATTAAATCGAAACTTGAATCAAATGGATACATTGCGCTGGCAATATAAAAAGCCAGGATACAGAAAAAATGATATTGCTTTATTAGATATTATTGCAAGCAATGTAGATTCAAGACCAATTTGTTTTACAGAAATGGGAAACAACAAACATACCGTTGGTTTAAATTCTTATTTGGTAGAAAAAGGATTAGTCAATCAATTGATCCCAGTTTCAACATTGAAGGACGAAAATCCTAAAATTGTAAATACAAAAAGTACCTACGAAACTTTAATTCAGAAAACGAATTTCTTAAAACTAAACGATTACGAAACCAAAGTAACTGACGAAGCTATAAGTCTTTCTAAAATTATTTTAAGAAGAAAATACTACTTTTTAGCTCAGGCACTAATTGAAGAAAAAAAGTACAATAAAGCTTTAAGGGTATTAGAGTTTGCCGAGAATCAATTTCCAAATGAAAATATTCCTTACGGAGAGTTTGCATTTGCATTAGGGAAATTATATTATCGTTTGAACAAAGTTGAAAACGGATCTTCAATATGTAAAACGGCTATTAATAACATTGAACAGGAAATCAAATGGATGACTTCCTTTAATACTCCAAATCCTATTATTAACGTTAGACATGCTAATTATCTATTTCAAATATATAGTCAAATGATCAATCAAATGCAACCATTAGATAAAGCATATTTCGAAGAAAAATCAATCGACTTAAAGGCTATTCAAAAGCTTTTAAATCGATGGAAAAAGAAAAATTGGCCCTATTAA
- a CDS encoding DUF1573 domain-containing protein produces the protein MKTILSFIVICFVTLAVNAQEFKFKSELINYGKITQGSEGKRVFEFTNVGDAPLIISEIKSTCGCTVPSKPEKPIMPGEKGQIEVSYDTKRLGGFSKAITIYSNAKQERKMLKIKGFITKGADAKGKS, from the coding sequence ATGAAAACAATTTTATCATTCATCGTAATTTGCTTTGTAACTTTAGCGGTAAACGCACAGGAATTTAAGTTTAAAAGTGAGTTAATTAATTATGGAAAAATTACTCAAGGATCAGAAGGAAAAAGAGTTTTTGAGTTTACAAACGTAGGAGATGCTCCATTAATTATAAGCGAAATTAAATCAACTTGCGGTTGTACAGTACCTAGTAAGCCAGAAAAGCCAATTATGCCAGGAGAGAAAGGACAAATTGAAGTTTCTTATGATACTAAGAGGTTAGGTGGTTTTTCTAAAGCGATCACAATTTACTCGAATGCCAAGCAAGAAAGAAAAATGTTAAAGATTAAAGGATTTATTACGAAAGGTGCAGACGCTAAAGGAAAGTCTTAA